The Telopea speciosissima isolate NSW1024214 ecotype Mountain lineage unplaced genomic scaffold, Tspe_v1 Tspe_v1.0532, whole genome shotgun sequence genome has a segment encoding these proteins:
- the LOC122648182 gene encoding protein SIEVE ELEMENT OCCLUSION B-like, protein MKEPETRRESLHLDHVMGFLASQVSLSNVTCNSKDLKELEGFLKGLESGISGWGRDVSSDCCNWTGVNCSSSAVGVETSTESGKRVGVEKLNGQNVLLLISNLDISPEEVAILKQIMYTEEGKPRTKILNSKKMPIQDPIVYEVVWLPVVVDRRLPWTEDMQRDFDRLQSIMPWYSVQHPSLVHPGVIKYIKEFWHFNRKPILVVLDPHGRVVRLNALHMTWIWGSFAFPFTRHREEELWREETTWRLERLVSRRRYAGYEGLVDGMDENVLNWIERKAFICLYGGDDIDWIRKFTTKARAVAQEAGLPFEMMYVGERNTNKERVRTNIGIITSDKLSYCWEDPTLIWYFWIRLESMWYSKMQQRYSKENDSIMKGIITMLIFDSSDQGWALISERSKIMVKDMGDTILKCFNRYDSWKENVGVKGSFIQALRDQLEHLRTTRHHCIRLTLPETEEMIPEIVGCSDCRRIMKKSVSVTYSCYED, encoded by the exons ATGAAGGAACCTGAGACGAGAAGAGAATCCCTACACTTGGATCATGTAATGGGATTTCTAGCCTCTCAGGTTTCCCTATCT AACGTGACTTGCAACTCTAAAGACCTCAAAGAGTTGGAGGGTTTCTTGAAAGGCTTGGAATCAGGGATTAGTGGGTGGGGAAGAGATGTTTCTTCTGATTGCTGTAATTGGACTGGCGTCAATTGCTCTTCTTCAGCTGTGGGAGTGGAGACTTCTACAGAATCGGGCAAAAGG GTTGGCGTTGAAAAACTGAATGGGCAGAATGTATTGTTGCTAATATCGAACTTGGACATCTCCCCAGAAGAAGTCGCGATTCTGAAACAGATCATGTACACCGAAGAGGGGAAACCCCGTACCAAAATACTCAACTCGAAGAAAATGCCGATCCAAGATCCTATTGTGTACGAAGTAGTGTGGCTACCCGTGGTGGTGGACAGGCGTCTCCCATGGACCGAAGACATGCAAAGAGACTTTGACCGACTGCAGTCGATTATGCCGTGGTACTCGGTGCAACACCCTTCCTTGGTCCATCCGGGAGTGATTAAGTACATCAAGGAGTTTTGGCACTTCAACAGGAAGCCAATCCTTGTGGTTTTGGACCCACACGGCAGGGTTGTGCGCCTCAACGCTCTCCACATGACATGGATCTGGGGAAGCTTTGCCTTCCCTTTCACCAGGCATAGGGAGGAAGAGCTGTGGAGGGAAGAGACCACCTGGAGACTTGAACGTTTGGTAAGTAGAAGAAGATATGCAGGATATGAAGGCTTGGTTGACGGCATGGATGAAAACGTACTCAATTGG ATAGAGAGAAAAGCATTCATTTGCCTTTATGGAGGAGATGACATAGATTGGATAAGGAAATTCACAACCAAGGCAAGAGCGGTGGCTCAGGAAGCAGGTCTCCCATTCGAGATGATGTACGTGGGGGAGAGAAACACTAATAAGGAGCGAGTGAGGACTAACATTGGCATCATCACCTCGGACAAGCTGAGCTATTGCTGGGAAGACCCCACACTCATCTGGTACTTCTGGATTCGGCTGGAGAGCATGTGGTACTCGAAGATGCAGCAAAGATACAGCAAGGAGAACGACTCCATAATGAAGGGGATCATTACAATGCTCATCTTCGACAGCAGCGACCAAGGATGGGCGTTGATAAGTGAACGATCAAAAATCATGGTCAAAGACATGGGGGACACGATCTTGAAATGCTTCAACCGGTACGATAGTTGGAAAGAAAACGTTGGCGTTAAGGGTAGTTTCATTCAGGCACTCCGTGATCAACTAGAACACCTGCGCACCACCCGGCATCACTGCATTCGTCTCACCCTACCGGAGACCGAAGAAATGATCCCCGAGATTGTGGGCTGTAGCGACTGTCGCCGCATAATGAAGAAGTCCGTGTCTGTCACGTACAGCTGCTACGAGGATTAA